From the Natronococcus sp. AD-5 genome, one window contains:
- a CDS encoding Gfo/Idh/MocA family protein → MDLACVGAGIMGQRLLEQFDRRDDVRVTAICDLDEETARAAAEPREAAVYTDHNRLYRNESLDAVVLAIPSFAHTDQAIGAAERGLDLLVEKPVARTNEKATEIRTAIEEHGVITQSGYLSRYSSLVDRAEELIGDRTISLIEGRYWGGVPGREWGRRKAKSGGSNVQLSTHVFDLVRYFGGDVERVAAFGGSRVNLESIDFEDVNSTTMKHENGAVSHISTNCVTSIGRKLELAGDGFYLELDFTHGTLAGTVDDEAIEYESTDSTEALRREVDAFVTAVNERDETHVRSDYADAARTLELTLAANEAIETGEPVSI, encoded by the coding sequence ATGGATCTCGCCTGCGTCGGAGCCGGCATCATGGGCCAGCGCCTGCTCGAACAGTTCGACCGTCGCGACGACGTTCGCGTCACCGCGATCTGCGATTTAGACGAGGAGACCGCTCGCGCCGCAGCGGAGCCGCGCGAGGCGGCGGTGTATACTGATCACAACCGACTCTATCGGAACGAATCGCTCGACGCCGTCGTTCTGGCGATCCCCTCGTTCGCGCATACCGATCAGGCGATCGGTGCCGCGGAACGGGGCCTCGACCTGCTGGTCGAGAAACCGGTCGCGCGGACGAACGAGAAGGCGACGGAAATCCGGACCGCTATCGAGGAACACGGCGTCATCACCCAGTCCGGATACCTGTCCCGGTACTCGAGTCTGGTCGACCGGGCCGAGGAACTGATCGGTGACCGAACGATAAGCCTCATCGAGGGACGATACTGGGGCGGCGTTCCCGGACGCGAGTGGGGCCGACGGAAAGCGAAGTCCGGCGGGAGCAACGTACAGCTGTCGACGCACGTCTTCGACCTCGTTCGCTACTTCGGCGGCGACGTCGAGCGCGTCGCCGCGTTCGGCGGGTCGCGCGTGAACCTCGAGTCGATCGACTTCGAGGACGTCAATTCTACCACGATGAAACACGAAAACGGCGCGGTCAGTCACATCTCGACGAACTGCGTGACGTCGATCGGTCGCAAGCTCGAGCTGGCCGGCGACGGTTTCTACCTCGAACTCGATTTCACTCACGGGACGCTCGCCGGAACGGTGGACGACGAGGCTATCGAGTACGAGTCGACCGACTCGACGGAAGCCCTCCGTCGAGAGGTGGACGCGTTCGTTACCGCCGTGAACGAGCGAGACGAAACGCACGTCAGGAGCGACTACGCGGACGCCGCGAGAACCCTCGAGCTAACGCTGGCCGCAAACGAAGCGATCGAAACCGGCGAACCGGTCTCGATTTGA
- a CDS encoding ABC transporter substrate-binding protein, translating to MPNSDRYGTVDSAEAFLTRRQMLAASSAMVAGGLAGCMGGETDDSSTSRISSWQPTIPDEMNFNHWAGGYPWSQSWLILEPVQRFFADGSIELEQIEDWEYDSDEQAVTVEFADGWYWWNGDRITAEDKYWFEECARLFQGDGSDLEDLVLEDEMTLTRVYKEPQNPELLQYQLGGYLGAMQRIHRDKCKPWAEDLQDAADHDERLEIQEKMAEEMPLHISTVVEEGLGNGPFEIVDYDTEGIYFELFEDHPYADQIEIDEFEFVLAKNDALAQRIRGGDVDFGFGLLQQWVGEGAAPDHMTDVSVYEDSFMRKLEFYEQGPGSEHIRQYEVRRAIAHVLNLEHISTNYNNESTPREAQTGLPSDVTSNWLGDDYVADYIDYAVEDDEASATALMEQAGYEREDDQWIDGDGDPVSLELVIPDYQTNLARTISDQLINFGFEIDLNALESATFNDRTSDIIDFDMTIGSHGAQTAHPFYYFRHNHTHSNELGDAIDVQQALDEGETRSPYNGREIVVELPTEVGQEDLSGSTEEVNIFELDQEWRTVEDEQRNKEIAETFSWYWNFHLPGLDLVEVQTGTFGNTRDFDFHTDTKDWEAYRGAFRGVKRGHVSPSG from the coding sequence ATGCCAAACAGTGACAGATACGGAACCGTGGACTCTGCCGAGGCGTTCCTGACGCGGCGGCAGATGCTCGCCGCGAGTTCGGCGATGGTCGCGGGGGGGCTCGCTGGCTGTATGGGTGGTGAGACGGACGACAGTTCGACGAGTCGGATCTCCTCGTGGCAGCCGACGATCCCGGACGAGATGAACTTCAACCACTGGGCGGGGGGGTACCCGTGGTCCCAGTCGTGGTTGATTCTCGAGCCGGTTCAGCGGTTTTTCGCCGACGGATCGATCGAGCTCGAGCAGATCGAGGACTGGGAGTACGATTCGGACGAACAGGCCGTGACGGTCGAGTTCGCCGACGGCTGGTACTGGTGGAACGGCGACCGGATCACCGCCGAGGACAAGTACTGGTTCGAGGAGTGTGCCCGTCTCTTCCAGGGGGACGGCAGCGACCTCGAGGATCTCGTTCTCGAGGACGAGATGACGCTCACCCGGGTGTACAAGGAGCCGCAGAACCCCGAGTTGCTCCAGTACCAACTGGGCGGCTACCTCGGCGCGATGCAACGGATCCACCGCGACAAGTGCAAGCCGTGGGCGGAGGACCTCCAGGACGCGGCAGACCACGACGAGCGCCTGGAGATCCAGGAGAAGATGGCGGAGGAGATGCCGCTTCACATCTCGACGGTCGTGGAGGAAGGACTCGGAAACGGCCCGTTCGAGATCGTCGATTACGATACGGAAGGGATTTACTTCGAACTGTTCGAGGACCACCCGTACGCCGACCAGATCGAAATCGACGAGTTCGAGTTCGTCCTCGCGAAGAACGACGCACTCGCACAGCGAATTCGGGGCGGCGACGTCGACTTCGGCTTCGGCCTGCTGCAGCAGTGGGTCGGTGAGGGGGCGGCTCCCGATCACATGACGGACGTTTCCGTATACGAGGACTCGTTCATGCGGAAGCTCGAGTTCTACGAGCAGGGCCCGGGATCGGAACACATCCGCCAGTACGAGGTTCGACGGGCGATCGCACACGTTCTGAACCTCGAGCACATCTCGACGAACTACAACAACGAGAGTACGCCGCGGGAGGCCCAGACCGGACTTCCGTCGGACGTCACGTCGAACTGGCTCGGCGACGACTACGTCGCGGACTACATCGACTACGCGGTCGAAGACGACGAGGCGAGCGCGACGGCGCTGATGGAACAGGCCGGGTACGAACGCGAGGACGACCAGTGGATCGATGGAGACGGCGATCCCGTTTCGCTGGAACTGGTGATCCCGGACTACCAGACGAACCTCGCACGGACGATCTCGGACCAACTCATCAACTTCGGGTTCGAGATCGACCTCAACGCCCTCGAGTCGGCGACGTTCAACGATCGCACGTCGGACATCATCGACTTCGACATGACCATCGGCAGTCACGGTGCACAGACCGCACACCCGTTCTACTACTTCCGGCACAACCACACCCACAGCAACGAACTGGGCGATGCGATCGACGTCCAGCAGGCCCTCGACGAGGGAGAGACGCGGTCGCCGTACAACGGTCGCGAGATCGTCGTCGAACTTCCGACCGAGGTCGGACAGGAGGATCTCTCCGGTTCGACCGAGGAGGTCAACATCTTCGAACTCGACCAGGAGTGGCGAACCGTCGAGGACGAACAGCGCAACAAGGAGATCGCCGAGACGTTCTCGTGGTACTGGAACTTCCACCTGCCCGGTCTCGATCTCGTCGAGGTACAGACGGGGACCTTCGGCAACACGCGCGACTTCGACTTCCACACGGACACCAAGGACTGGGAAGCGTACCGCGGTGCGTTCCGCGGCGTGAAGCGCGGTCACGTCTCTCCGTCGGGGTAG
- a CDS encoding ABC transporter substrate-binding protein: MPDDDTHHCVDSAEEFLTRRQMLAASSAMVAGGLAGCLGGERTDAGNTIGTFQPMIPDEMNFNTWASGYPWSQTWLLLEPVQRFFTDGSIENQMIEDWEYDPAEQAVTVEFADGWYWWNGDRITAEDKYWYEECARLIQGDGGDLEDLILEDEMTLTRVYKEPQNPELVEYKLGGYLGEMQRVHRDKFKPWAEDLQDAADRDERLEIEDRMADEMPLHISTVAEEGLGNGPFEIVDYDTEGIYCELFEDHPYAGEIEVDELEFILAQDDAVAQRLQGGDADFGYSLLETWVGDEAVTDHVEDIHRYDDTFMRRIEIFGRGPGSEHLRNREVRRAIAHLVNNHHVSDNYSTPSTAREAQTGFTADVTSNWLDDDYVAEYIDYSAETDEEVAVELLEGAGYEREDDRWIDEDGARVSFEIVVPDHQTNIGRTVSDQLATFGFEVDFNVLEGATYRANTEDTINFDMTIGEHGGLIAHPFYYFRHNHTHSLDMGDTGVIEDVLEEGETRAPYNGREIVVEIPSEVGSDDLSGPTEEINLFELDQEWRVTADEERSREIAETFSWYWNFHLPGIDLVEVQSGTFGNTRDFEFRTDTKDWSCYRGAYRGVKRGHVSPK; this comes from the coding sequence ATGCCGGATGATGACACGCACCACTGTGTCGACTCGGCCGAGGAGTTCCTGACGCGGCGGCAGATGCTCGCCGCGAGTTCGGCGATGGTCGCCGGCGGACTCGCGGGGTGTCTCGGCGGAGAGCGAACCGACGCCGGAAACACGATCGGGACGTTCCAGCCGATGATTCCCGACGAGATGAACTTCAACACCTGGGCGTCGGGGTACCCGTGGTCACAGACGTGGCTGCTTCTCGAGCCCGTCCAGCGGTTCTTCACCGACGGCTCCATCGAAAATCAGATGATCGAGGACTGGGAGTACGATCCGGCCGAACAGGCCGTGACGGTCGAGTTCGCCGACGGCTGGTACTGGTGGAACGGCGACCGGATCACCGCCGAGGACAAGTACTGGTACGAGGAGTGCGCTCGGCTCATCCAGGGTGACGGCGGCGACCTCGAAGACCTCATCCTCGAGGACGAGATGACGCTCACCCGGGTGTACAAGGAGCCGCAGAATCCCGAACTGGTCGAGTACAAACTCGGCGGCTATCTCGGCGAGATGCAACGCGTCCACCGGGACAAGTTCAAGCCGTGGGCGGAAGACCTCCAGGACGCGGCGGACCGTGACGAGCGCCTCGAAATCGAAGACCGGATGGCCGACGAGATGCCGCTGCACATCTCGACGGTCGCGGAGGAAGGACTCGGGAACGGGCCGTTCGAAATCGTCGATTACGACACGGAGGGGATCTACTGCGAACTGTTCGAGGACCACCCCTACGCCGGCGAGATCGAGGTCGACGAACTCGAGTTCATCCTCGCGCAGGACGACGCGGTTGCACAGCGGCTCCAGGGCGGCGACGCCGACTTCGGCTACAGCCTCCTCGAGACGTGGGTCGGCGACGAAGCGGTCACCGATCACGTAGAGGACATCCACAGGTACGACGACACGTTTATGCGCCGGATCGAGATATTCGGGCGGGGGCCAGGGTCGGAGCACCTCCGCAACCGCGAGGTCCGGCGGGCCATCGCACACCTGGTCAACAATCACCACGTCTCCGACAACTATAGCACGCCGAGCACCGCCCGCGAGGCGCAGACGGGATTCACGGCCGACGTCACGTCGAACTGGCTCGACGACGACTACGTCGCCGAGTACATCGACTATTCCGCCGAAACCGACGAGGAGGTGGCGGTCGAACTGCTGGAAGGGGCCGGGTACGAACGCGAGGACGACCGGTGGATCGACGAAGACGGCGCTCGCGTGTCGTTCGAGATCGTCGTTCCCGACCACCAGACCAACATCGGACGGACGGTCTCGGACCAGCTCGCCACCTTCGGCTTCGAGGTCGACTTCAACGTGCTCGAGGGGGCGACCTACCGAGCGAACACCGAAGACACGATCAATTTCGACATGACCATCGGCGAGCACGGGGGTCTGATCGCGCACCCGTTCTACTACTTCCGACACAATCACACTCACTCCCTCGATATGGGCGATACCGGCGTGATCGAAGACGTGCTGGAGGAAGGGGAGACGCGCGCGCCGTACAACGGTCGCGAGATCGTCGTCGAGATTCCGTCGGAAGTCGGGAGCGACGACCTCTCCGGCCCGACCGAGGAGATCAACCTCTTCGAACTCGACCAGGAGTGGCGGGTCACCGCCGACGAGGAACGCAGCAGAGAGATCGCCGAGACGTTCTCGTGGTACTGGAACTTCCACCTGCCCGGGATCGATCTCGTCGAAGTACAGAGCGGGACCTTCGGCAACACTCGAGACTTCGAGTTCCGTACGGACACGAAAGACTGGAGCTGCTACCGCGGTGCGTACCGCGGCGTAAAGCGCGGCCACGTCTCGCCGAAGTGA
- a CDS encoding ABC transporter ATP-binding protein, whose protein sequence is MTRTETELDITHENSSSQDVILEARNVDVTFDMDRGTSRVLDNVSFDVHRDEMLGIVGESGSGKSMFASALLNAVVDPGRTSGEIVYHPPDGEPVDVLSLSEDQLERFRWEEISMVFQGAMSSFNPTMKIGEHFEETIRAHGKDLADRMEHGRQLLADLYLDPDRVLDSYPHELSGGMKQRTLIALSLLLEPKVLVMDEPTAALDLLMQRSIMSLLGDLQEEYDLTIVFITHDLPLVAGLADRLAVMYAFEFVEYGPSEQIIRDAAHPYTRALLKSVPSVDASLEDMHPIEGESPDPVEAPSGCSYHPRCPLATEECVQADPEYHDVNDERGAACFRWERSSDEIEYALGVDPDEPAKSSSVSESAEETVVSLDDVDVHFEQSGLIDELFGRERVVRAVNDVSIDLRENEVVALVGESGCGKTTLGKTAIGLQEPTGGSVAYRGQDIEAAKRGRGGAEFEEIRRALQIVHQDPGSSLNSSRTVRASLSAPLKRWRPDLGPSDRETVIYNLLERVGMKPPEDYAARFPHQLSGGEQQRVVLVRALLMSPDLILADEAVSALDVSLRVEMMDLMLDLQEMFDTSYLFISHDFSNARYLTEKSDGRIGIMYLGNLVEIGPAREIIRDPKHPYTKVLRWATPPLDPDEAEEANATDPPIREIDIPDPTDPPSGCPFQTRCPDAREVCTREAPELNETEGASRVACFREDDRHEYWDSEPVEGETVSLDTKSEAD, encoded by the coding sequence ATGACCCGAACTGAAACTGAACTCGATATCACACACGAAAATAGCAGCTCGCAAGACGTTATTCTCGAGGCGCGTAACGTGGACGTAACGTTTGACATGGATCGTGGCACCTCTCGCGTCCTCGACAACGTGAGTTTCGACGTCCACCGGGACGAGATGCTCGGAATCGTCGGCGAAAGTGGGAGCGGAAAGTCGATGTTCGCGTCGGCCCTGCTCAACGCCGTCGTCGACCCCGGCCGGACGTCCGGCGAGATCGTTTACCACCCTCCCGACGGAGAGCCCGTCGACGTGCTTTCGCTGAGCGAAGACCAGCTCGAGCGGTTCCGCTGGGAAGAGATCTCGATGGTGTTCCAGGGGGCGATGAGTTCGTTCAACCCGACGATGAAAATCGGGGAGCACTTCGAGGAAACGATCAGGGCCCACGGAAAAGACCTCGCGGATCGGATGGAACACGGACGCCAGCTGCTCGCGGACCTGTACCTCGATCCGGATCGGGTCCTCGATTCGTACCCCCACGAACTGTCCGGCGGGATGAAACAGCGGACGCTCATCGCGCTGAGTTTGCTCCTCGAGCCGAAGGTGCTCGTGATGGACGAGCCGACGGCGGCGCTCGACTTGCTCATGCAGCGATCGATCATGAGTCTCCTGGGAGACTTACAGGAGGAGTACGACCTGACGATCGTCTTTATCACCCACGACCTGCCGCTCGTCGCTGGACTGGCCGATCGACTCGCCGTCATGTACGCCTTCGAGTTCGTCGAGTACGGCCCGAGCGAACAGATCATTCGGGACGCCGCACACCCTTACACGCGAGCATTGTTGAAGTCGGTGCCGAGCGTCGACGCGTCCCTGGAGGACATGCATCCGATCGAGGGGGAAAGCCCCGATCCTGTCGAGGCCCCGAGCGGCTGTTCGTACCACCCTCGCTGTCCGCTCGCGACCGAGGAGTGCGTACAGGCGGATCCGGAGTACCACGACGTCAACGACGAACGAGGAGCCGCCTGCTTCCGCTGGGAACGGTCGAGCGACGAAATCGAGTACGCGCTCGGCGTCGATCCGGACGAGCCCGCGAAGTCGTCTTCGGTATCCGAATCCGCCGAGGAGACCGTCGTCTCGCTAGACGACGTCGACGTTCACTTCGAACAATCGGGACTCATCGACGAACTGTTCGGCAGGGAGCGCGTCGTTCGTGCGGTCAACGACGTGTCGATCGACCTCCGGGAAAACGAAGTCGTCGCACTCGTCGGCGAGTCCGGGTGCGGGAAGACGACCCTCGGCAAGACCGCGATCGGTCTCCAGGAACCGACGGGTGGCTCCGTCGCGTACCGAGGCCAGGATATCGAAGCGGCGAAACGCGGACGCGGCGGCGCCGAATTCGAGGAGATTCGACGCGCCCTACAGATCGTCCACCAGGATCCCGGGAGTTCGCTGAACTCCTCCCGGACGGTCCGTGCGAGCCTCTCGGCGCCGCTGAAACGGTGGCGGCCGGATCTCGGCCCGAGCGACCGGGAAACGGTGATCTACAACCTGCTCGAGCGCGTCGGCATGAAGCCGCCCGAGGACTACGCGGCACGGTTCCCACACCAGCTCAGCGGCGGTGAACAACAGCGCGTCGTCCTCGTTCGCGCGCTACTGATGAGTCCCGATCTCATTCTCGCCGACGAGGCCGTCTCCGCGCTGGACGTCTCGTTGCGGGTGGAGATGATGGACCTGATGCTCGATCTGCAGGAGATGTTCGACACGTCGTACCTGTTCATCTCCCACGACTTCTCGAACGCGCGGTATCTCACCGAGAAGTCCGACGGGCGGATCGGCATCATGTATCTCGGCAACCTCGTCGAGATCGGCCCGGCACGGGAGATCATTCGCGACCCGAAACACCCCTACACCAAGGTGCTCCGGTGGGCGACGCCGCCGCTCGATCCGGACGAGGCCGAGGAGGCGAACGCCACCGATCCGCCGATTCGGGAGATCGACATCCCCGACCCGACGGACCCGCCGAGCGGCTGTCCCTTCCAGACGCGATGCCCCGACGCTCGCGAGGTGTGTACGCGGGAAGCGCCCGAACTGAACGAAACCGAGGGCGCCTCTCGCGTCGCCTGCTTCCGCGAGGACGACCGCCACGAGTACTGGGACAGCGAACCGGTCGAGGGCGAGACGGTCTCGCTCGATACGAAAAGCGAAGCCGACTGA
- a CDS encoding ABC transporter permease, producing the protein MRYFAKRAIHAVVTLVSVTTITFALFRLMPGNPAQAMRAQFEADMEAGGGTADPEVLDAMVEQHTGFDPDQPWYVQYVEYLQDIILYQDFGHSYFYNDPVFDILFTAMPWSVFISVYGLAFGYTTNILLGAAMAYKEGSRFDSYMTVLATFLNSVPYYVGAILFLAFFGYELGLFPTGGRYNTSLETGLNVRFMASISYHAVLPIMSSFIVGFGGGALSMRGNSIRILGEDYLRVARLRGISSTRIATRYVARNAILPLYTQMMIGIAAVFSSSVLLEFIFTYPGVGWYTFDAVMRRDYPLLMGSFLFFTIVTLIGILIAEFTYGLVDPRIGSGDHSESY; encoded by the coding sequence ATGAGATACTTTGCCAAGCGAGCGATTCACGCAGTCGTGACGCTCGTCTCCGTAACGACGATCACGTTTGCGCTATTTCGGCTCATGCCGGGTAACCCCGCCCAGGCGATGCGTGCGCAGTTCGAGGCGGACATGGAAGCAGGTGGAGGGACGGCCGATCCCGAGGTGCTCGATGCGATGGTCGAACAGCACACCGGATTCGATCCCGATCAGCCGTGGTACGTCCAGTACGTCGAGTACCTGCAGGACATCATTCTCTACCAGGACTTCGGTCACTCGTACTTCTACAACGACCCTGTGTTCGATATCCTGTTTACGGCGATGCCGTGGTCGGTCTTCATCAGCGTCTACGGCCTGGCGTTCGGATACACGACGAACATCCTTCTCGGGGCAGCAATGGCCTACAAGGAGGGATCGCGGTTCGACAGTTACATGACCGTGCTCGCGACGTTCCTGAACTCGGTTCCGTACTACGTGGGCGCGATCCTCTTTCTCGCGTTTTTCGGCTACGAGCTCGGACTCTTCCCGACCGGCGGACGATACAACACGAGTCTAGAAACCGGTCTGAATGTCCGATTCATGGCCAGCATCTCCTACCACGCCGTACTGCCGATCATGTCGAGTTTCATCGTCGGCTTCGGCGGGGGAGCCCTCTCGATGCGAGGGAACTCCATTCGCATCCTCGGGGAGGACTACCTCCGCGTCGCACGGCTTCGCGGAATCAGTTCGACGCGTATCGCGACCCGCTACGTCGCGCGCAACGCGATCTTGCCGCTGTACACCCAGATGATGATCGGTATCGCCGCGGTGTTCTCGAGCAGCGTCCTCCTCGAGTTCATCTTCACGTATCCCGGCGTCGGCTGGTACACGTTCGACGCGGTCATGCGTCGGGATTACCCGCTGTTGATGGGGTCGTTCCTCTTCTTCACGATCGTCACGCTCATCGGAATCCTCATCGCCGAATTCACGTACGGCCTCGTCGACCCACGGATCGGATCAGGTGATCACAGTGAGTCATACTAA
- a CDS encoding ABC transporter permease has product MSHTNESGLETDGQLTDEQLFGHLAEADTVDLSRRERLERILDAYVLAPGRIAWNDWRTRVGILVVTLFVFSGTIGPRLVTAPGTNQAPNDLRPFHGGIAALWEEGGWIDFGFSHRLSLGAISVPGVDIRFPLGADNYGTPIGRNLVHATPDMLEMVVAGAIISVGLAAMFGITAGYKGGKVDEFLMYVTDVVMTMPGLPLLIVLTAIWSPRQAWVVGAVLAIDAWPGLARALRSQVLTLRQESYVEASRTMGLSSSTILARDISPQLMPYILINFANAGRQVVFGSVALYFLGVLPFTSANWGIMMQTAYSEAHALVNLSNFYQIFWPMAAVVVLSFGLILFAQGMDRVFNPRIRARHAKKVGSDEEQLN; this is encoded by the coding sequence GTGAGTCATACTAACGAATCAGGACTGGAAACGGACGGGCAGCTAACCGACGAACAACTGTTCGGCCACCTCGCCGAGGCCGACACCGTCGATCTCTCGAGACGGGAACGTCTCGAGCGGATCCTGGACGCGTACGTCCTCGCGCCGGGGCGGATTGCCTGGAACGACTGGCGAACGCGGGTCGGGATACTGGTCGTCACCCTGTTCGTCTTTTCCGGAACTATCGGGCCGCGCCTGGTGACGGCACCGGGGACGAATCAAGCTCCGAACGATCTACGGCCGTTCCACGGCGGTATCGCCGCCCTTTGGGAAGAGGGGGGGTGGATCGACTTCGGCTTCTCCCACCGGCTTTCGCTGGGCGCGATCTCCGTCCCAGGGGTCGATATTCGGTTCCCGCTCGGCGCCGATAACTACGGGACGCCGATCGGTCGGAACCTCGTCCACGCGACGCCGGACATGCTCGAGATGGTGGTCGCCGGAGCGATCATCTCCGTGGGGCTCGCCGCGATGTTCGGAATTACGGCCGGGTACAAGGGCGGCAAGGTGGACGAATTCCTCATGTACGTCACGGACGTCGTCATGACGATGCCCGGGTTGCCGCTGCTCATCGTGCTTACGGCGATCTGGTCGCCCCGACAGGCGTGGGTCGTCGGCGCCGTTCTGGCGATCGACGCCTGGCCGGGACTCGCACGGGCGCTCCGGTCCCAGGTCCTGACCCTCCGCCAGGAGTCGTACGTCGAGGCCTCTCGAACGATGGGACTTTCCTCGAGTACGATTCTCGCTCGGGATATCTCACCGCAGCTGATGCCGTACATCCTCATCAACTTCGCGAACGCCGGACGCCAGGTCGTGTTCGGCTCCGTCGCGCTGTACTTCCTCGGCGTCCTCCCGTTCACGAGCGCGAACTGGGGTATCATGATGCAGACTGCGTATTCGGAAGCGCACGCGCTGGTCAATCTGAGCAACTTCTACCAGATCTTCTGGCCGATGGCCGCGGTCGTCGTCCTCTCGTTCGGACTGATCCTCTTCGCGCAGGGAATGGACCGCGTGTTCAACCCGCGCATCAGAGCGCGACACGCGAAGAAGGTCGGCAGCGACGAAGAGCAACTCAACTAG
- a CDS encoding aminotransferase class V-fold PLP-dependent enzyme produces the protein MADEATIYDELGVPTVVNATGTKTRISGTLMREEAADAMRDASRAFVRISDLQQRASELIAEATGADAGYVTSGASSALSMAAAACLAGDDLEVMARLPDTEGIPDEIVMPRTHRNGYDHALRLPGATIVDVGTNDYHLGTGSENVEPWEIGAAIADETAAVAYMEKPYTQPPLETVCEIAHDNDVPVIVDAAAELPPAENLSRFIEQGADLVAFSGGKAIRGPQSTGFLAGDEELIRSVARQHLDMHAADAVYDPPADLVGADELPGVPRQGVGRSMKVGKEEIVGLIRALELFVEEDHDARLREWHERAERLESALADVPGLETRIEGGDKTDAVSQVTASVDPDRAATDATGLVGSLRRETPRVFVGADRLDDDEFTVNPACLTDEEVDYVVDRIRATLS, from the coding sequence GTGGCTGACGAGGCGACGATCTACGACGAGCTCGGCGTGCCGACCGTCGTCAACGCGACCGGGACGAAAACCCGGATCAGCGGAACGCTGATGCGCGAGGAGGCGGCGGACGCGATGCGCGACGCCTCGCGGGCGTTCGTCCGCATCTCGGACTTACAACAGCGCGCCTCGGAACTCATCGCCGAGGCGACCGGCGCCGACGCGGGCTACGTCACGAGCGGCGCGAGTTCCGCGCTGTCGATGGCCGCCGCGGCGTGTCTCGCCGGCGACGACCTCGAGGTGATGGCGCGGCTCCCCGACACCGAGGGAATCCCGGACGAAATCGTCATGCCGCGGACCCACCGAAACGGCTACGATCACGCCCTTCGACTGCCCGGGGCGACGATCGTCGACGTCGGAACGAACGACTACCACCTCGGGACCGGCTCGGAGAACGTCGAGCCGTGGGAGATCGGGGCGGCCATCGCGGACGAAACCGCCGCCGTCGCCTACATGGAAAAACCCTACACGCAGCCGCCGCTCGAGACGGTCTGCGAGATCGCCCACGACAACGACGTCCCCGTCATCGTCGACGCGGCGGCGGAGCTACCGCCGGCGGAGAACCTCTCGCGGTTTATCGAGCAGGGTGCCGACCTCGTCGCGTTCAGCGGCGGGAAGGCGATCCGCGGCCCCCAGTCGACCGGGTTCCTCGCCGGCGACGAGGAACTGATCCGGTCGGTCGCCCGCCAGCACCTGGACATGCACGCGGCCGACGCGGTGTACGACCCGCCGGCGGACCTGGTCGGCGCCGACGAGCTGCCGGGCGTTCCGCGCCAGGGGGTCGGCCGCTCGATGAAGGTCGGCAAGGAGGAGATCGTCGGCCTGATTCGCGCGCTCGAGCTGTTCGTCGAGGAGGACCACGACGCTCGGCTCCGGGAGTGGCACGAGCGCGCGGAGCGCCTCGAGTCGGCGCTCGCCGACGTTCCCGGCCTCGAGACCCGGATCGAGGGCGGCGACAAGACCGACGCCGTTTCCCAGGTCACCGCCTCCGTCGATCCCGATCGCGCGGCGACCGACGCGACGGGTCTCGTCGGGTCGCTCAGGCGGGAAACGCCGCGCGTGTTCGTCGGCGCCGACCGACTGGACGACGACGAGTTCACGGTCAACCCGGCGTGTCTCACGGACGAGGAGGTCGACTACGTCGTCGATCGCATCCGGGCGACGCTCTCATAG